The segment TCCAAATCTGACCATTACGACTGTTGCGAACAAAGTTCGCTTCATCTCCAACCTCCAAAGGTTCCCCGAACCTTTGGAGCTATGCGGGGGTGGGAGTGAAACAGTCTGGGGATAGACTGTTTCAGCTCAACAACTTAAAACGAAAAATTGTTGACGAACTCTTTTTTTGACCAGTCGAGTTCTTTCCCGCTCCCTCTTTTATTATCCAATTTTTGTAATATTGGTTGCTTGAAGACCACGTTGGCCTTGCTCCACTTCAAATGTCACTTTCTGACCATCTTCCAAAGATTTGAAACCATCTGATTGAATTTCAGAAAAGTGTGCAAATACATCTGGACCGTTTTCTTGAGCAATAAAACCAAATCCCTTTTCTGCATTAAACCATTTAACTGTACCTTGTACCATTTGTGTTACCTCTTTTTATTTATACTGTTCAAAAAACAAAAACTAACGTATAATAGATTTATGAAACTTACTATCGAACAAACAAACGAATTAAAAACTTATTTGAAAGATAAAACCTATTCCCCATTTCATAGACGACTTCAAGTAATCCTGTTCAGAGCCGAAGGTCTCAGTTATAGAGAAATCACTAACCTTATCGGCTATTCAAAGTATACAATCTGGTCCTTACAAGGCAAGTATGAGCTTGGTGGGATTTCAGCTCTAGTAAGAGAAACGCGAGGTGGACGGAACCGTCAATATTTAACCCTTCAAGAAGAGGAAGCATTTCTAAAAGAACAGTTAACAGCTTCACTAAATGGCGAATTTGTGACCATAAACTCTCTCTACGAAACTTATCAGAAACGGGTTGGACACCCTACGACCAAGGAAGGATTCTATGCCCTTCTGAAACGCCATGGTTGGCGCAAAGTGACGCCAAGACCAGAACACCCTAAAAAAGCAGACGCCGAAACGATTCTAGCGTCTAAAAATAAAATCTTCATTCACGAAAATAGGAAAGCGCTTCAAGAATAGTCGTCGCTATCATAAAGTCAGACTAATGTATCAAGATGAGGCGGGTTTCGGTCGGATTAGTAAAATTGGAAAGGCCTGGGCACCAAAAGGGGTGAGACCGCATGTACATAGCCACTATATTCGTGAGTATCGCTATTGCTATGGTGCTATTGATGCCCATACAGGAGAGTCCTTCTTCATTATCGCTGGGGGTTGCAATACAGATTGGATGAATGTTTTTCTCAAACAACTATCTGAAGCTTATCCTGACGATTATATTTTATTAGTGATGGACAATGCCGTTTGGCATAAATCAAGTACCTTAGAGAAACCACATAATATTGGTTTTGAGTTTATTCCTCCCTATACTCCTGAAATGAATCCAATTGAACAAGTTTGGGCTGAGATTCGAAAGAGAGGGTTTAAGAATAAAGCTTTTAAAACACTAGATGATGTGATAAACAAGCTTCAAGAAGTGATACGAGAGTTAGATTGGTCTATTTTAAAACCAATTGTTAGTAGACGATGGTTAAAAAACACTTGATTGGTTTGATTTTGATTTTTGTTGAGTATTATTTGTAAAACTTATCAAGAGGAAAAACAAAAGATGAAACTGATACTTAAACTCTAAATTTATTTACATTCCCTACTGTAACAGTATATTTCCTATATGTCAACGATAAAGGGTTGATAAGTCCAATAAACTCAATAATCATCGCCACGGATTATAGAATCGACCCTGATTAACAAAAAATAGATAGATTGTCACGACTACTAGAGCAAGAATAAATAGCAAGACAGCGTAATCTATTCTTTGTAGAGGCTGTTGGGTATACCATGTTCTTTTTTTATTTTTTCCAAAACGTCGCAATTCCATAGCCGTTGAAATCGTATCAATCCTCTCCAAGAAGCTGAAAATCAGAGGAATGACAAGGGATAGATTCCCTTTTATACGATCCATCAATTTTCCTTTCTTGGACAATTCCAAACCACGCGCTTCTTGAGACATTCGAATCGTATAAAACTCTTCTTGAATATCTGGAATATAACGCATGGTCAAACTTACTGCGTAAGCAACTTTGTAGGATACCCCAATTTGATTCAAGCTGGAAGCAAACTGACTAGGATGAGTGGTCATGAGAAAGATAATCGCTAAAGGAACTGTACAAAAATACTTCAAGAGAAGATTCACCAGATAAAATGCTTGCTGACTCGTCAAGGAATAAACTCCCAGACCTGATAGCAAGGGAGTGTCTGCTCCGTAAAGTTCCACTCCATACCGTGGTGCAAACAAGTGAACCATCAGAGCATTAATTGCAGCAAAAATGATCGTCAGAATTAAAACAAGAGAGATTTCTTTATAACGAATCCCTGACATTTTGAACAAGGCTAGAGAAAATACTGCGATAAAAAGAATCAAGCGGGTATCATAAGTAATCATAGCAAGAATGGAAACTATGAGAAAAAAGAGTAATTTACTGACAGCCGATAAACTATGAATCAAGCCAGTTCCTGGATGGTAACCAATTAGTTTTTGTTGACTCATCTTCCTCTCCTTTCTTCCTGCATATAAAACGTCGTTAATTCTAAGGGATTAACTCCCAACCTCTCTGCCAAGTGAAAAATTGATGTTTCTTTTAAATTGGCTCGCTCAATCACCGTATCATCAGATAAAATTTCTGCTGGACTGGCATCTTCAATAATCTGCCCATCCACCACAACAACAGCTCTATCTGAATAATCTAGCATGAGTTGCATATCATGGGTAATCATGACAATGGTGTGCCCTTGAGCATTTAATTGATCCAAAAACTCCATCATTTCCCGATAATGTCGTTGATCTTGTCCTGCTGTTGGCTCATCTAGCAAAATAATTTCTGGATTGAGAACCAAGATAGATGCTATCGTTACCCGTTTTTTCTGCCCATACGAAAGTGCCGAAATCGGCCAATTACGAAACGGATACAGGCCACATACTTTCAAGATATGGTGAACTCGGTGTTCAATTTCTTCTTCTGTCACCCCTCGCATGCGCAAACCAAGGGCAACCTCATCAAAGATCATCGTTTGGCTAATCATTTGGTTGGGATTCTGAAGAACATAACCAATCCGTTCTGCTCGCTCTTTGACAGAATCTTCTTTGATCGACTGCCCCTTCCAGAGAATCTCACCCTCACCCTGAATAAAACCACAAAGCACCTTGGCTAAAGTAGATTTCCCAGCACCATTTTTTCCAACAATAGCTAGACGTTCCCCCTTATGAATCGTCAGTTGGATGTCTGTAAGAACTTGTTTGTTAGGATAGGAAAAATGAAGATGCTTGACTTCTAACAAAGCCTCTTTCTCTCCATTTTCAAAGTGTAGAGTCGGTAGGGATGCTATATTCAAAGCCTCAATATCAATTTCCCAAACTGAGGAGAGGCGTTCTGCCTGCGCAATCGGATATCCTAAGGCGCGAAGAGTCGATAGATATAAGGGTTCACGGATGCCGTTTTCCTGTAACAATGAGGTACGTAATAAATCATCCTGTCCTCCATTGAACAAAATCCGACCGTCATTAATCAATACAACTCGGTCCACCTGACGATACAGTACGTCCTCTAAACGGTGTTCGATAATAATGGTTGTGGTCCCTTCTTGCTTGTGCAGACGGTCAATCAAATCAATCGTATCTTGGCCCGATTTGGGGTCTAAATTAGCAAGTGGCTCATCAAACAACAAAATAGGACTCTCATCAATAAGAACTCCGCCCAGACTGACTCGTTGCTTTTGACCTCCAGATAAATCTTGTGGTCGATGTGCCAGCCAATCGGTCAAAGACAGTCTTTCTGCCCAATCTCCTACTTTTTGCTTCATCACCACCTGGCTTTCCATGTCGTTTTCCAAAGCAAAAGCTAGGTCCTCGGCAACTGATAAGCCAATGAATTGACCATCTGTATCTTGAAGAACCGTTGATACGAGCAAGGACTTATCATAAATTGAAAGATTAAAAGCTTCCTGACCATCCAATAGTAAACTTCCGCTATGTTCTCCCTTGTAAATATTGGGAATAATACCATTAAGACATTGTCCAATCGTCGACTTTCCTGAACCAGATGGACCAATAATCAGAACTTTCTCTCCCTGATAAATCGTTAACTGAATATCTTTTAAAGTGGGTTCCTGTTGCGCTTGGTATCTAAATGTAAAATCTTTAAACTCAATGATTTTTTTCATAGGACTATTATAGCGTAAATTGACTCTGAAAAAAAGGAAGAATCATCAGTTTCTCCCATTTCAAATAAGTTCATCTATGATTCTAGAGCAGATGAATTCTACCTTCTTGCCTCACAATCGCATTAAAATGATACCATCAAGGTCCGTAAAACTTGCTCCATAAAAGCCACGAGCATCTGTCGGGCGTTCTGCAATTTGCCCACCATTTACTTCAACACGATCGATAATTTTTATCCACTTCTTCCTTACTCGCCACATTAAGTGAAATCAAGACTTCATTGCCACTCGCTACTACCTGAAATGGTACGCGTTGAGCAAAGCTATCTGCCTGCATCAAAATCAAGTTGCCACCCTCAGGCAAAGTCGCAGACTTAATATGTCCAAACGTCGCAACTGCAAAGCTGATTGCTTCATAAAACCGACCAGCTATCCAAAGTCTGCTACTGCTAATACTCAATGAAAATCAAAAGTAACCTAGGAAACGAAGCGAAGATAGAACTGAAGTTCATCAAGGCAAGGTGACAACGGATAATGTTGATTTTCGAAGGGGATAAGTTCATCCAAAATAACTTCATCTCCTTCTCTTTTCTAATTGATAGGCTTCGTATAGAATGGACTGAAGAAAATAGCAAGCATTCTGATTACACAAAAACATTGCATTGATTTCTCAATGCAATGTTGATTATATTAGGCATTTGTCGGAGCCAAAGTTTCCCCAATCGCTTCCAAGCGTTTTGCCCATTCTTGACGAGTCAAACCGTTTTCAGAGATGTAACGGTTGCGCTCATGAGCACGGCATTCAGCTGAACAGCCACGAACATACTTGTACTCATTCTCTTCTGATGTCAAAATACGACGGTTACAGAATGGATTGCCACAGTTGACATAGCGCTCACATGGTGTGCCATCGAACCAGTCCTTACCAACGACAACTGGGTCTACATGGTTAACATCGACCGCGATACGCTCGTCAAAGACATACATCTTCCCATCCCACAATTCGCCACGAACTTCTGGGTCTTTACCATAGGTTGCGATACCACCGTGGAGCTGGCCGACATCCTTGTAGCCTTCACGAACCATCCAGCCTGAGAATTTTTCACAGCGAACACCACCAGTACAGTAAACAACTACGCGCTTGTCCATGAATTTCTCTTTGTTATCACGGACCCATTGTGGCAACTCACGGAAGTTGCGGATGTCTGGACGGATTGCACCACGGAAGTGACCAAGGTCATACTCGTAGTCATTACGTGTATCCAAAACAACTGTATCTTCGTCCAAGAGAGCTTCTTTGAACTCTTTTGGTGACAAGTAGGCACCTGTTGTTACAAGTGGGTCAATATCGTTGTCAAAGTCGTTGTCTTCCAAACCAAGGTGAACAATTTCTTTTTTATAACGAACAAACATTTTCTTGAAAGCTTGCTCATTTTCTTCATCAATCTTAAACCACAAATCGCTGAACAATGGGTTTGCATGAACGTAGTCCATGTACTTTTGAGTTGTTTCATAGTCACCAGAAACAGTACCGTTGATACCTTCGTCGGCAATCAAGATACGGCCTTTTAGTCCGATAGACTTACAGAAAGCTAGATGCTCAGCAGCATATTCTTTGGCATTTTCAATTGGAACATACTTGTAATAGAGTAGAACGCGAATATCTTTTGACATAGTGTCTCCTTTTCAATCTTTGCAATAGATGATAAAACTCTGTCATTTCTAATAAATGATACCTTACGATTATATCGTTTAGCCCCTCAAAAGACAAAAATCTGAACTGAAAATTTAGAACCTGTATTCGCAGGTTCAGTGCTTATGTGTAAAAAATGAGGCTGGGCAAAAAGACCAACCTCGCTTCTCAGGGTTCGTGTCAACATCTCAGCGCAGTGGTTGATTGGGTTTAACAGTCCAGTGGACTGTTAAAGGTTGGAGATAGGATTTGCGAAGCAAATCTCAGCAATTCGTGTTTTACACTCCAAATCTGACCTATACGACTGATGCGAACAGAGTTCGCTTCATCTCCAACCTCAAACTGTCCCCCAGACAGTTTGAGCTGTGCGGGGCGGGAGTGAAACAGTCTGGGGATAGACTGTTTCAGCTCAACAACTAGAAATAAAGACTTGTTGACGAACTCTTTTTTCTACCATTTGTCAAGCCTATCAAGGTATTTGATGAAAAATATGTTAAGTTCAATAGTCAAAATAAGGAAATTGTTTTCTTTTGGACTAAAGTTTCGTGTAAAAAAGAGTACACGAAATGAACACCTTATGTTGAAAATTTTTGATAAGGTGTTACAATAATATAGCATAAACAATCTTACCGATTTTGGGTTGAAGCGTAATCGTAAAGTTTGTTATGCATAATGAGGTAATACATTGTCCGAATGAGACGATGTATGGAGGCAATCGTGTGTGGCTTCGTAGAAGTCGTTTGCGATTGTCTTTTTCGTTTCTCATAAAAGTCTGCGATATGGCAAGGATTGGTATGACTGGCTGAAGCGATATTGTGGATACATTTGAACAGAATCTTTCTAGCGTAGGGATTGCCACGCTTGGTAATGTGTTCCTTAGCGAGGAAGTTGCCAGATTCATAGTGTCTCAGATCAATACCGATAAAGGCATTGATTTGATTGGCAGACTGAAAACGGCGAATATCTCCCAGTTCACCAATAATACTTGTTGCAGTAGTCTCAGCTATTCCAGGAATAGAGAGCAGAATGTCATATTCAGGTAATGGCTGAGCTAGTTCCACCATTTGGTCTAGAACAGTTTGTCTCTGTTCAGAAAGTCTAAGCAATTCTTTTGCATAGTAACGAACCTCTTCCAGCATTGGAGAGGTTTTCTTGACGGCACAATAAGATTGATTAGCTAGTGCTATCAGCTTCTCAGCTAAATACGCCACACGCTTGTCCGAAATACGTTTTGAGGTGGACTGACGAATGCTCTCTAAGAGTTTGTCCTTGCTTAAATCAAGCACGAAGTCCTTGCAAGGAAACGCAGTAACTAAGTTCCAGTATTGTTCCCCAGTTGGCTTTGATAAGACAGTCTCTATCTCTGGAAACGTGACTTGCAAGACCTTGTGCAGACGGTTTTTAGCTCGAACGATGTCCTCAGTTAAGTTCTGATAGAAGCGACTTAAATCTCGCAGTTCTTGATAGACTTCTTCTTGGACATAAGTGGGTTTACGATTCAGCACAAATTGAGATTGAGCCAGTTTTTCGGCGTCAATTTGATCTGTTTTCCGCACACGCAAGCTATCCAGTTGCTTCTTAGCTTCTAAGGGATTAAGCCGTGTATAAGCGTAGCCATGTTCATCCAGAAAAGCTTGGAGACGACGAGAATAGACACCTGTTGCTTCAAAGATGATTTCTGGCTTATGGACGGTTTTCAAATCGCCAAGTAGCCGAGCAAAGCCGATGGCGTCA is part of the Streptococcus suis genome and harbors:
- a CDS encoding cold-shock protein, with the translated sequence MVQGTVKWFNAEKGFGFIAQENGPDVFAHFSEIQSDGFKSLEDGQKVTFEVEQGQRGLQATNITKIG
- a CDS encoding energy-coupling factor transporter transmembrane component T family protein codes for the protein MSQQKLIGYHPGTGLIHSLSAVSKLLFFLIVSILAMITYDTRLILFIAVFSLALFKMSGIRYKEISLVLILTIIFAAINALMVHLFAPRYGVELYGADTPLLSGLGVYSLTSQQAFYLVNLLLKYFCTVPLAIIFLMTTHPSQFASSLNQIGVSYKVAYAVSLTMRYIPDIQEEFYTIRMSQEARGLELSKKGKLMDRIKGNLSLVIPLIFSFLERIDTISTAMELRRFGKNKKRTWYTQQPLQRIDYAVLLFILALVVVTIYLFFVNQGRFYNPWR
- a CDS encoding ABC transporter ATP-binding protein, whose product is MKKIIEFKDFTFRYQAQQEPTLKDIQLTIYQGEKVLIIGPSGSGKSTIGQCLNGIIPNIYKGEHSGSLLLDGQEAFNLSIYDKSLLVSTVLQDTDGQFIGLSVAEDLAFALENDMESQVVMKQKVGDWAERLSLTDWLAHRPQDLSGGQKQRVSLGGVLIDESPILLFDEPLANLDPKSGQDTIDLIDRLHKQEGTTTIIIEHRLEDVLYRQVDRVVLINDGRILFNGGQDDLLRTSLLQENGIREPLYLSTLRALGYPIAQAERLSSVWEIDIEALNIASLPTLHFENGEKEALLEVKHLHFSYPNKQVLTDIQLTIHKGERLAIVGKNGAGKSTLAKVLCGFIQGEGEILWKGQSIKEDSVKERAERIGYVLQNPNQMISQTMIFDEVALGLRMRGVTEEEIEHRVHHILKVCGLYPFRNWPISALSYGQKKRVTIASILVLNPEIILLDEPTAGQDQRHYREMMEFLDQLNAQGHTIVMITHDMQLMLDYSDRAVVVVDGQIIEDASPAEILSDDTVIERANLKETSIFHLAERLGVNPLELTTFYMQEERRGR
- a CDS encoding rhodanese-related sulfurtransferase, producing the protein MSKDIRVLLYYKYVPIENAKEYAAEHLAFCKSIGLKGRILIADEGINGTVSGDYETTQKYMDYVHANPLFSDLWFKIDEENEQAFKKMFVRYKKEIVHLGLEDNDFDNDIDPLVTTGAYLSPKEFKEALLDEDTVVLDTRNDYEYDLGHFRGAIRPDIRNFRELPQWVRDNKEKFMDKRVVVYCTGGVRCEKFSGWMVREGYKDVGQLHGGIATYGKDPEVRGELWDGKMYVFDERIAVDVNHVDPVVVGKDWFDGTPCERYVNCGNPFCNRRILTSEENEYKYVRGCSAECRAHERNRYISENGLTRQEWAKRLEAIGETLAPTNA
- a CDS encoding IS110 family transposase; protein product: MRAVFGIDVSKASSEVAILVNGEKVHGYTMSNDAIGFARLLGDLKTVHKPEIIFEATGVYSRRLQAFLDEHGYAYTRLNPLEAKKQLDSLRVRKTDQIDAEKLAQSQFVLNRKPTYVQEEVYQELRDLSRFYQNLTEDIVRAKNRLHKVLQVTFPEIETVLSKPTGEQYWNLVTAFPCKDFVLDLSKDKLLESIRQSTSKRISDKRVAYLAEKLIALANQSYCAVKKTSPMLEEVRYYAKELLRLSEQRQTVLDQMVELAQPLPEYDILLSIPGIAETTATSIIGELGDIRRFQSANQINAFIGIDLRHYESGNFLAKEHITKRGNPYARKILFKCIHNIASASHTNPCHIADFYEKRKRQSQTTSTKPHTIASIHRLIRTMYYLIMHNKLYDYASTQNR